CGCGAAACGGAAGTAGGCGACGCGTCCGTTTGCAATTCGCGAGTCGGCTGCTTCGAGAGGAAGAAACGAGAGCATAAGAGAGGAAAGGgatgagaaagagagaggaaggAGAATGGATTCACCCGTCAGTCACTCTCTGGCAGACCGCGAGAGAATCACAATGCGAAGCCTAGCCCTCCTTTGCTCTTCGTCTCTGTTCGTCCTTCTGTACGACCAGTCACTCCTCCTCACCGCTCCCTTCGCCTTCCTGCTCGTCCGTTCGTCCGTCTGTCCGCCTGTCCATCCGATCGTCTCTTCGTCTGCCTCCTGTCACTCTACTCGCCAGCCTCCCGACGCTTCTCTCGCATCAGGAATTCATCTCCTCTCCTGTCCTGTCCTGCCTTGTCCTCCTCCGTTGCTCCTTTTGTTCCTTCCCTCCCTTTCTCGCTCCCTCACACCCTCGCACTCTTGCATTCTCGCTCTTTTGCTCCACTCATCCTCCTGCTCCGCTTGCCAGTTTCCTTGCTCTTCTCTGCCTTCGCGTTCAATTCCACTCGGTGTGCTACTCGTTGTTACATCTCGAATCGCTCATTACTACATATCGTACTACACACGAGATCGTTTGGCCAACTTTTTGCCGCTGGAAACAGGCCGATTCCTTCGTTCTTAATCCTTCTATTCGTCAACGTTTTTCCTTCGGCTCGTTGCCTGTTTACCGACGATCAGGCACAAAAGAGGCGGTGATAGCGAGTACAGGGAAAAATGTCTTATCTCGATTTACCCTGCAAACGAGTTAAGCTCGCGTGTTTCGTCGTAAATATTCACGACGCGCGATGTTTTAACGACCGGTCTAATTACCAGCAAACGCAACCGATTTAACACGCCGGTGGTGCATAAATTCAAGCGGAACCAGGCTCGACGCTATCCTCGACCGATACCTCAGCTAGCTTATAAAAATCTCTGTCGATGTAGTTGCGAGGTAGATCGAATCGAACCGTCGCGTCGACGGAAGTATCGACGCGTAGTATATCGGTCTAAGTTTCTCCTTAAATCTTGAACGGTAACGAGTGGCTAGCGGGGAGTGAGAACGAGAACGGgaacgaggacgaggacgaagAGACTGTTCGAAGGAAAGGGTTTGCCGATAAGACTAATTATTGTTGCGCAGCAAGTACCGATGGCGGATCTCGCTGCGAGAGGATCGGGTGCGCGGCATGCGGGGGAGGTGGACGATCGCAGGGGACACGAATGAGATCGGCGAGTTCGTGTTGTCGGGGTTCCGTTCGTAGCTACTAATATATCCTTCGAGCCAGCAGCATTTGGCCGAGTCGGGTACGGGAGGAACGGATATCGCGCGGTAGCATCTTCGAAGCCGTGTCAGGGCTCGACCGCTTTTAAACTCGGTACGCCACGTTCCTTATTCCCTTCGTATCTTTGTCGAGACTGAATATGCAGCAACCCCGCGTGCTGGCCTACTCGTTAGCGGTCTGCCAATGAGGATACGCGATCTTGGCTCGCGCGCGACCATTTGCATTCTATTTCTTTTGCCGCGGCAGACTCGTGTTTGTTACTCGCCTTGCAAGTCGCTTGCAAGTGCAGGCCGCTTGGAAGAACTTGTGGACGAACGAAAGAGCTTGTTGGCGGAGGATATCGATTGACTGGTGGATCGAGATCGAGAAATAGCGAAGAAACAGCCTGAGGAGGTAGACGAAAGTTTGTTTCGCGGACGCGAACCAAGGGAAACGAGAacaaagaggaagaggaagaagaagaagaagaagtaagAAACGGGCGGAGCTGTTGGCTACTGGTGGTCCGCCCTGGTCTCTCCGATTCCGAGCCATCCTCGTACCGTTCTCGTTCGTTTTACCCGCTTGTCCTCTTCCTCGTTCTCGAGTTGCGTGACGCGTTCGTCCTGGCGGTCGTTGGTCGCGTTCTCCTTTCATCGAGCACCTCCCGTTCTTGGTTGGTGCTCCGGCCGTTCCATCGCGAATCGTTCACGGCCACGTAAGGATCCGGAGGGCTCCGAAGGGCCGAGGATCGAGGACCGAGGACCACTCCGGCCCCGACACAGACAATGGACAATGGGGACATAAATCTGCGTAATTAGTTGCCGATGCCTTCTCGGATCAATGCGCGATCTCCTTTCCCTCCTCTTCTTCCGTGGCCCATCGGCGAACAAACGATCGTTTGGTTGGCCAGTCGGCAAAGTAGGACGGTGCGCTTCGTCCTGTTTGTCCCCACCCTCTTGGAAGGGAGGTGTGTTGCCTCCTGTCCGCCTCCCTTTTGCCCTCCTCGGACCCTTTGCCTCGGCATCCTCATCTTTGCGTTTCTCCTCACCGACTCACGACCGAGGACGCGTCACCGGAACAAGATGGCGATGCTAGTTCCACACGTCCGTTCGCCGATCCGCGCCCCTTTCCGGAATCTCCAGTCGCTCGCGCTTCAATGAACGGTGAACGGCGAACCGCGAATGACGAAACAAACCGCGATCTCGGACAGTGGCACAATCTCTGCGTCTCGACAACGAGAACGACGCGAAACGGAACTCGATTTCCACTTTCGTTATCAAAGGCCTTGCTTGTGGAATCGCGATTTGATTAACAGTCATAATGTGAGTAGCGGAAATTCGTACCTTGCTCGACGCAACCTCGCGAAAATGTACTGTACTTCGTCGTGCCGACGCCTGTGATGTCGACGTCGCGTTGTCGTCGCAGACACCGATGCCAACACCAAAGCCGACGCCGACGCCGTAACTGCAAAAGGCCGATAAATGAAGCGATAACGCTATTGTACTGCTCTGCATCCTTGCACCTCTTTACATCCTTGCTTCCTATGGCGGACTTTGtcatttccaaattttccacGTCAAACGCGTCGCGAAAGCGCTTTTGCTTTTTCTTTGTCTTTTGCAAtctcttttttcctcttcatTTTCGACCTCGACTTTTCTCCTTCTTATTCTCGTTGATCAATTTCGTGTTACTTAAACGATCGTACGATTTTTCATTGCAGGGGAGGACGGAGTCGAAGGCTCAGGGCCCGGCACGGACCTCCAAGGGGAGGAGGGCGATTGCGTGGAGGATGACGGCCCAATTAGCCCTAGCGAAAGGGGTTGTACGGTGGTGGCTAAAGAGGAAGAGGATGGTGATGCAACCGACGAAGAGGACGACGAGGACGCATCAGCGCCAACGCCACCCCCTTCCGCAGCCGCGAGACTGAATCCTACGATTCTAAGGGAAACAGGACCCCCGGACAGGTAAAGTCGTTCGCCAAATGGATCGCCACCGACGAAAATATCCGCTGCAACGTAAATTTTGACGTGCTTCGTTGTTCGCTCGAAACTCATTAGCCGGTGCTTTATCCCAAGCTTCGTCATAAACCGCCTAAATCAACGAGAGCGCCGCTACTGTTCCCTTTGAAGTCGCCGACTCTGCGCGCCCTCGTGTGTGTACACACGCTGCTATATACCCGTTGTTTAAGCGCAACGAATTGTCACGTATCCGTGCCGCGCACGAGCGAGAGTCTGCAAGTGCCGTTCGCTGTCTCCCCGTGATAGGAAGCGAGATAGCATGTGAACAGAACAGAATAGGGGGTAAGAGATGTAGGCGGTTAGGGAATGAGAGaaagcgagagagagagagagtgaaaGAGAGAGATCGCGTACGAAGGAGGGATAAATAAGCCAGTGCCAGACCGATATCGGTGACTGCCGTGCAACGTCATACAGCTAATAGAGATAGGCACGTGTTACGCGTCGGTTTGCACTGACGATCCCACCAACGCCGACGAACACGCCGCTTCGGTACCGCTTTGCCGCATCAACGCAAACGGTTACCACCACGGGGGCGGTGGTGGATGCGTGTGCCGGTGGCGCCTTCTTGCCCCGCGCACCTCGCCGCCCCCCCAGTGCCGTGGAACTTCCCCTGCATGCGTGCCGCCGGTGCTGCTCCCCTTTTATCTCGCGCCACGTATTCGGCATTCAGTCAGAAGCAGTCAGTTACGAGCGAGCCGTCGACAAGCCTGCCGCAACGTATCTCTCCGGGTTTTCGCGCGTTATCGTTCGGTCAAGTGCTAGATTCTCGTTACCGATTCTCTACCTGGCCGAGAACAGTCGACCCGGTGTTCGTAGTTCGACAGGTATCGATCGTTCCACGCGAACCGCGAACCACCAACCGCCAACCACGAATCACGTTCGACCGGTACTTTTCAACCGTTGTATCTTTACGATCGTACGAAAGAAACGAATCGTTGCCGATCTCGCGTAACCTCTCGCCTTTTTGTTTCATGTTTTCAGAGAGCCAATGAGTCCGCGCTGTCCCTCGAGAGATTCTAGGGAGTCGTCCGGTCCGGCAACCGGAAGTCCTCCACCGCCTGCCACGAGGAGTACCGCGAGTCCAGTCAGCCCGAGTGGTATCGTGCCATTGCCGCTCGGTAATCATCCTCTTTTACCACCGCATTCCGCAGCCATGATGGCAGCATACCTACAACAAACCCACCAAAGGCTACTCCTCGGCCACTCGCCACTGTCCCGAGGATCGGTGTCGCCGTTGGTTTCATCCTCGTGCTCTCCACCGGCGGCCACCCCTGGCCTGCTAGTCTCTCCCAGCAGCATCGGCGAAGTATCCCCTTCTGCCACCCCGTTACCCGCGGTCCTCGACTTTAGCACCAGAAAGGCTTCGTCGACCGAAGATGACGAGGACGAACAGATACTGAACCTGAGCAAGCCACCGACTCCTTCCTCCTCCACGGAAACGAACAACGGGCCGCTAGATCTATCGGTACCGAGCAGAAAACGACCAGGACCTGAAGACTCCCCGCCACCGCCAACTCGCAAATCGTCCAGGTTATCCGGCGCTGCCGCATCCGCCACGACGGCACACCAAGAGGTCGCGCAAGCCGCGACGACTGCTGGTTTCGGGAGGCCGCCGGTCGTTTCGCCGTGGACGTCGCCCGTCATGGCTTCCCACTTCCCCTACTTTGCTGCCGCGGTCGCGGCCGCGGCTACTAGTCAACAGCAACTTTCCCCGAAGAGTACCGCCGGTGTAATGGAGCATCACCAGCAGCTCTGGAACGGTAAGATGAAACCACCGTCGACGTTGGACAAGTCCTATCAACCGAGCGAGGCGACCAAAGCGCTCGAGAAAATGAGCGAGTTGAGCAAGCTTGGCGGAGAAGACATGTTCAGATCGAGCTCACGGGTAACGGCGGCTGGGGCGAGTGCCGCAGCCGCGGCCGCGACTGCAGCTGCCGCTGCTGCGGCCGCTGGGAACGCGACCGGTTCGACGTCCGGCAGTCGGCATAGCGCTTGGCAATCGCACTGGCTGAACAAGGGCGCCGATCAGGCGAAAGATGTCCTCAAGTGCGTCTGGTGCAATAAAAGTTTCCCCACGTTAGCCGCGATGACCACACACATGAAGGAGGCGCAACATTGCGGCGTCAACACGCCCGTCCCGGGTGCCGCGTCCGCGTTGCATTCCCAACAGGGTAACGTGCCGAACATTCCGACGTCGCAACAACCCCACCAACCGCAGACAACCTCGACGAGCAGCAGCAGTGGCGCCGTGGCCGCTGCAGCCGCGGCCGCGGCCGCGGCGGTCGGTGCTGGTCCTGGTTCCGGCGCACCGAGCAACAAGCAGAGCCCGTCCGAGCTGAATCTGCTGATCAAGGAAACGATGCCGCTACCGAGAAAGCTGGTTCGCGGTCAGGATGTGTGGCTGGGCAAGGGAGCCGAACAGACCAGGCAGATTCTTAAGTGCATGTGGTGTGGCCAGAGTTTTCGATCCCTCGCCGAAATGACGTCGCACATGCAACAAACGCAACACTACACCAACATCATCTCCCAGGAGCAAATCATCTCGTGGAAATCGTCGGACGAGAACAAGGGTGGCAGCGGTGGAAGTGGAGCAAGCGGAGGCGGCGGTGGGGCGGTTGGTGGTGGCGTGGGTGGTGGTAGTGGTGGCGGAACCGCGGTACCTACCGGTGCCGCTTCCGGACCACATCCAGGGAACGCAACTGGTCCCGGTTCCGGGGCAACCAGCAGCCACGTGAGTGCTGTGCTCACTTGCAAAGTTTGCGACCAGGCGTTTAGCTCGCTCAAGGAACTGAGCAATCACATGGTAAAGAACTCGCATTACAAGGAGCACATTATGCGTTCAATCACCGAAAGCGGAGGCAGGCGGCGACAAACGCGAGAGAAACGCAAGAAATCGTTGCCCGTGAGGAAACTGTTGGAACTCGAACGGGCTCAGAACGAGTTCAAGAACGGAGACGCTGCCACTGGTCTTGGCCACACACTCGGTAAGCACGCGGGTAGAATAACGTGCGAAAAGTGCGGCGAGAAGATCGAGACGACCATCTTTGTCGATCACATACGACAGTGCATCGGCGCGGGAACGATGGGGGCGAATCAACGCAACTTTTTAAAGAACGCGTTAATGTCCAATCATTTACCAGCAACCTTACCGCCGACCGAGAGCGGACGCAAAAGCGTCACCGAGGACAGTTCGTCCGTGTCCTCGAGGCACCATCGGTCACCCTCGTCGGCCAGCGACGCAACCACACCAGGTAAAGAGACCCCAACACCCACCACCGGCGACACTACCGGTAGTTCTTCTCCATCCGTTCTAAACGCCATCGAAAAGCTGATCGAAAAGAGTTTCGACTCTCGCGTCAGACACGGTACGCCCGGTTTGCATCACGCTCAACCTGGGGCACCGATGGGCACCAGTATCCTCAAGCGATTAGGTATCGACGAAAGCGTGGACTACACGAAACCTCTGGTGGATCCTCAAACGATGAACCTCCTACGATCTTATCAACAGCAGCATCAACatcaacaacagcagcaacatTATTCCACTAGCACCGCGGCGCGGAGAGAACGCAGCGGAAGCGAGTCGAGCTCTGTGTCCGAGCGGGGCAGCGGCGGTAGAACCGAGACGATGACACCGGAGAGGCGCGTGGATCTGTCATCGGTCGGCCACTCGGACGGTAGACATTCCCATCATCCTCGCGTCACGCCGGACAAGCAAGTCGCTCCTTCGCAAAACTTGTCCTCGGTTCGTCACCATCCCGCGACGGAGGAATCCGGTGACGAAGAGTCGTCCGCCACAGCAGCGGCCACGGCGGCGACCACGGTAGTCGTTAAGAAAGAACCCCGGGACGAAGAGTCGGAGGAACGGGGGTTGGCAAACGAGGACGAACAGTCGCAGTCACAACAGAGTCGCGAGGTGTTCGTGAAGAAGGAGATCGTGGAGGAGTGTAGAGACGAGGAGGAACAAGGTTCGTTCAATCATCGACGAAGCAGCCTGCACGAAGGTTCCGAAGAGGGTCGCGAGGTATTATCGCCTCGCATGAATCCACCAACTCCGAGGTCGAGCGGACAACCGGAACAGCTGGGTCGCAGTCCCTGTAGAAACAGCACGAGTAGTCCAACGAGCAGTGACCGTTCCGTCACGCCACGCGGAACTCCAGACACCAAAGGATCGAGCAGTCTCGGAGCCCTCTCTTCCATGTTCGACAGTTTATCCGGCGCTGGCGGTGGCGGCGGCGGGGGTGGCAGTGGGACAGGCGGAAGTGGTGGCAACGCGGCTAGTGGTTCGAGCAGCACGGTCGACTCGCAAGGCCGGAAAACCAGTAGTCACCCTTTGGCGGCTTTGCAGAAGCTTTGCGACAAGACGGAGAcaagaggtccgagcgggagtGGGTCCAGATCGAGTAGCGGTCCCGGAACTGCATCCGGTCTCGGTTCAGCGGCCGGAAGTGGAGTGGGCGCGTCAGGGCCGGGATCCGGAACAACCCCGGGTGCGATCTTAGCGTTCAGCTGGGCCTGTAACGATGCCGTGGTCACCGCCGATTCGATCATGAAGTGCGCGTTTTGCGATACACCGTTTATCTCGAAGGGCGCGTATAGGCATCATTTGTCCAAGATGCATTTTGTGAAGGACGGTGTGATTCCGGACCCGTTGACGATCGGACGATCGGCGGCGGCCGCGGCCGCGGCGGCGGCAGCAGCAGCCGCCGCTGCAGCCGCGGTCTCTCAGAGTTCGAGCATCGGCCCGTCGACCGGTCACGCTTCTTCCTCGCCACCAACTTCCCAGCGCAACAAGTCGCCACCGCTGCCGCAGGCGAACGGCAGCCCATCTCAGTCAGCGGCCTCTCCCCTAGAGGAGAGCCCGCACTCCAAATTTCTCAAGTATACGGAGCTGGCCAAACAATTGTCCAGCAAGTACGTATAGTCCGAGCCCCGTAAGTAGCGGTGCCACTTGTACATAAGTGTATCTATACTGTAACGACTGTAACTAGCCACGCGGTTGGACACATTTCATCATCGAACATCCGCCTCGATCGTTCGTCCTCTTTCGCTCGCGACTCCATCGTCCGTCACTCATCATCGTTCATCACTCATCCATCATCCGTCGTTCGTTTCTTCTTGCGTTGAACTCGCGTTTCTtatgtttctttttcccttccctccctcgatctgtctttcgttTAGTCTCTTCGCGTCGTTTTCGATTTAAACTACTGTCCGAAATTTCTTCTCGCACGGACGATCG
The sequence above is drawn from the Osmia bicornis bicornis chromosome 14, iOsmBic2.1, whole genome shotgun sequence genome and encodes:
- the LOC114879298 gene encoding protein tiptop isoform X3 encodes the protein MDNGDINLREDGVEGSGPGTDLQGEEGDCVEDDGPISPSERGCTVVAKEEEDGDATDEEDDEDASAPTPPPSAAARLNPTILRETGPPDREPMSPRCPSRDSRESSGPATGSPPPPATRSTASPVSPSGIVPLPLGNHPLLPPHSAAMMAAYLQQTHQRLLLGHSPLSRGSVSPLVSSSCSPPAATPGLLVSPSSIGEVSPSATPLPAVLDFSTRKASSTEDDEDEQILNLSKPPTPSSSTETNNGPLDLSVPSRKRPGPEDSPPPPTRKSSRLSGAAASATTAHQEVAQAATTAGFGRPPVVSPWTSPVMASHFPYFAAAVAAAATSQQQLSPKSTAGVMEHHQQLWNGKMKPPSTLDKSYQPSEATKALEKMSELSKLGGEDMFRSSSRVTAAGASAAAAAATAAAAAAAAGNATGSTSGSRHSAWQSHWLNKGADQAKDVLKCVWCNKSFPTLAAMTTHMKEAQHCGVNTPVPGAASALHSQQGNVPNIPTSQQPHQPQTTSTSSSSGAVAAAAAAAAAAVGAGPGSGAPSNKQSPSELNLLIKETMPLPRKLVRGQDVWLGKGAEQTRQILKCMWCGQSFRSLAEMTSHMQQTQHYTNIISQEQIISWKSSDENKGGSGGSGASGGGGGAVGGGVGGGSGGGTAVPTGAASGPHPGNATGPGSGATSSHVSAVLTCKVCDQAFSSLKELSNHMVKNSHYKEHIMRSITESGGRRRQTREKRKKSLPVRKLLELERAQNEFKNGDAATGLGHTLGKHAGRITCEKCGEKIETTIFVDHIRQCIGAGTMGANQRNFLKNALMSNHLPATLPPTESGRKSVTEDSSSVSSRHHRSPSSASDATTPGKETPTPTTGDTTGSSSPSVLNAIEKLIEKSFDSRVRHGTPGLHHAQPGAPMGTSILKRLGIDESVDYTKPLVDPQTMNLLRSYQQQHQHQQQQQHYSTSTAARRERSGSESSSVSERGSGGRTETMTPERRVDLSSVGHSDGRHSHHPRVTPDKQVAPSQNLSSVRHHPATEESGDEESSATAAATAATTVVVKKEPRDEESEERGLANEDEQSQSQQSREVFVKKEIVEECRDEEEQGSFNHRRSSLHEGSEEGREVLSPRMNPPTPRSSGQPEQLGRSPCRNSTSSPTSSDRSVTPRGTPDTKGSSSLGALSSMFDSLSGAGGGGGGGGSGTGGSGGNAASGSSSTVDSQGRKTSSHPLAALQKLCDKTETRGPSGSGSRSSSGPGTASGLGSAAGSGVGASGPGSGTTPGAILAFSWACNDAVVTADSIMKCAFCDTPFISKGAYRHHLSKMHFVKDGVIPDPLTIGRSAAAAAAAAAAAAAAAAAVSQSSSIGPSTGHASSSPPTSQRNKSPPLPQANGSPSQSAASPLEESPHSKFLKYTELAKQLSSKYV
- the LOC114879298 gene encoding protein tiptop isoform X4 yields the protein MSPRCPSRDSRESSGPATGSPPPPATRSTASPVSPSGIVPLPLGNHPLLPPHSAAMMAAYLQQTHQRLLLGHSPLSRGSVSPLVSSSCSPPAATPGLLVSPSSIGEVSPSATPLPAVLDFSTRKASSTEDDEDEQILNLSKPPTPSSSTETNNGPLDLSVPSRKRPGPEDSPPPPTRKSSRLSGAAASATTAHQEVAQAATTAGFGRPPVVSPWTSPVMASHFPYFAAAVAAAATSQQQLSPKSTAGVMEHHQQLWNGKMKPPSTLDKSYQPSEATKALEKMSELSKLGGEDMFRSSSRVTAAGASAAAAAATAAAAAAAAGNATGSTSGSRHSAWQSHWLNKGADQAKDVLKCVWCNKSFPTLAAMTTHMKEAQHCGVNTPVPGAASALHSQQGNVPNIPTSQQPHQPQTTSTSSSSGAVAAAAAAAAAAVGAGPGSGAPSNKQSPSELNLLIKETMPLPRKLVRGQDVWLGKGAEQTRQILKCMWCGQSFRSLAEMTSHMQQTQHYTNIISQEQIISWKSSDENKGGSGGSGASGGGGGAVGGGVGGGSGGGTAVPTGAASGPHPGNATGPGSGATSSHVSAVLTCKVCDQAFSSLKELSNHMVKNSHYKEHIMRSITESGGRRRQTREKRKKSLPVRKLLELERAQNEFKNGDAATGLGHTLGKHAGRITCEKCGEKIETTIFVDHIRQCIGAGTMGANQRNFLKNALMSNHLPATLPPTESGRKSVTEDSSSVSSRHHRSPSSASDATTPGKETPTPTTGDTTGSSSPSVLNAIEKLIEKSFDSRVRHGTPGLHHAQPGAPMGTSILKRLGIDESVDYTKPLVDPQTMNLLRSYQQQHQHQQQQQHYSTSTAARRERSGSESSSVSERGSGGRTETMTPERRVDLSSVGHSDGRHSHHPRVTPDKQVAPSQNLSSVRHHPATEESGDEESSATAAATAATTVVVKKEPRDEESEERGLANEDEQSQSQQSREVFVKKEIVEECRDEEEQGSFNHRRSSLHEGSEEGREVLSPRMNPPTPRSSGQPEQLGRSPCRNSTSSPTSSDRSVTPRGTPDTKGSSSLGALSSMFDSLSGAGGGGGGGGSGTGGSGGNAASGSSSTVDSQGRKTSSHPLAALQKLCDKTETRGPSGSGSRSSSGPGTASGLGSAAGSGVGASGPGSGTTPGAILAFSWACNDAVVTADSIMKCAFCDTPFISKGAYRHHLSKMHFVKDGVIPDPLTIGRSAAAAAAAAAAAAAAAAAVSQSSSIGPSTGHASSSPPTSQRNKSPPLPQANGSPSQSAASPLEESPHSKFLKYTELAKQLSSKYV
- the LOC114879298 gene encoding protein tiptop isoform X1, coding for MRSKQQPRPSFRWPQQRGDNLTGEDGVEGSGPGTDLQGEEGDCVEDDGPISPSERGCTVVAKEEEDGDATDEEDDEDASAPTPPPSAAARLNPTILRETGPPDREPMSPRCPSRDSRESSGPATGSPPPPATRSTASPVSPSGIVPLPLGNHPLLPPHSAAMMAAYLQQTHQRLLLGHSPLSRGSVSPLVSSSCSPPAATPGLLVSPSSIGEVSPSATPLPAVLDFSTRKASSTEDDEDEQILNLSKPPTPSSSTETNNGPLDLSVPSRKRPGPEDSPPPPTRKSSRLSGAAASATTAHQEVAQAATTAGFGRPPVVSPWTSPVMASHFPYFAAAVAAAATSQQQLSPKSTAGVMEHHQQLWNGKMKPPSTLDKSYQPSEATKALEKMSELSKLGGEDMFRSSSRVTAAGASAAAAAATAAAAAAAAGNATGSTSGSRHSAWQSHWLNKGADQAKDVLKCVWCNKSFPTLAAMTTHMKEAQHCGVNTPVPGAASALHSQQGNVPNIPTSQQPHQPQTTSTSSSSGAVAAAAAAAAAAVGAGPGSGAPSNKQSPSELNLLIKETMPLPRKLVRGQDVWLGKGAEQTRQILKCMWCGQSFRSLAEMTSHMQQTQHYTNIISQEQIISWKSSDENKGGSGGSGASGGGGGAVGGGVGGGSGGGTAVPTGAASGPHPGNATGPGSGATSSHVSAVLTCKVCDQAFSSLKELSNHMVKNSHYKEHIMRSITESGGRRRQTREKRKKSLPVRKLLELERAQNEFKNGDAATGLGHTLGKHAGRITCEKCGEKIETTIFVDHIRQCIGAGTMGANQRNFLKNALMSNHLPATLPPTESGRKSVTEDSSSVSSRHHRSPSSASDATTPGKETPTPTTGDTTGSSSPSVLNAIEKLIEKSFDSRVRHGTPGLHHAQPGAPMGTSILKRLGIDESVDYTKPLVDPQTMNLLRSYQQQHQHQQQQQHYSTSTAARRERSGSESSSVSERGSGGRTETMTPERRVDLSSVGHSDGRHSHHPRVTPDKQVAPSQNLSSVRHHPATEESGDEESSATAAATAATTVVVKKEPRDEESEERGLANEDEQSQSQQSREVFVKKEIVEECRDEEEQGSFNHRRSSLHEGSEEGREVLSPRMNPPTPRSSGQPEQLGRSPCRNSTSSPTSSDRSVTPRGTPDTKGSSSLGALSSMFDSLSGAGGGGGGGGSGTGGSGGNAASGSSSTVDSQGRKTSSHPLAALQKLCDKTETRGPSGSGSRSSSGPGTASGLGSAAGSGVGASGPGSGTTPGAILAFSWACNDAVVTADSIMKCAFCDTPFISKGAYRHHLSKMHFVKDGVIPDPLTIGRSAAAAAAAAAAAAAAAAAVSQSSSIGPSTGHASSSPPTSQRNKSPPLPQANGSPSQSAASPLEESPHSKFLKYTELAKQLSSKYV
- the LOC114879298 gene encoding protein tiptop isoform X2; its protein translation is MPRRKQHAPQRMKWEDGVEGSGPGTDLQGEEGDCVEDDGPISPSERGCTVVAKEEEDGDATDEEDDEDASAPTPPPSAAARLNPTILRETGPPDREPMSPRCPSRDSRESSGPATGSPPPPATRSTASPVSPSGIVPLPLGNHPLLPPHSAAMMAAYLQQTHQRLLLGHSPLSRGSVSPLVSSSCSPPAATPGLLVSPSSIGEVSPSATPLPAVLDFSTRKASSTEDDEDEQILNLSKPPTPSSSTETNNGPLDLSVPSRKRPGPEDSPPPPTRKSSRLSGAAASATTAHQEVAQAATTAGFGRPPVVSPWTSPVMASHFPYFAAAVAAAATSQQQLSPKSTAGVMEHHQQLWNGKMKPPSTLDKSYQPSEATKALEKMSELSKLGGEDMFRSSSRVTAAGASAAAAAATAAAAAAAAGNATGSTSGSRHSAWQSHWLNKGADQAKDVLKCVWCNKSFPTLAAMTTHMKEAQHCGVNTPVPGAASALHSQQGNVPNIPTSQQPHQPQTTSTSSSSGAVAAAAAAAAAAVGAGPGSGAPSNKQSPSELNLLIKETMPLPRKLVRGQDVWLGKGAEQTRQILKCMWCGQSFRSLAEMTSHMQQTQHYTNIISQEQIISWKSSDENKGGSGGSGASGGGGGAVGGGVGGGSGGGTAVPTGAASGPHPGNATGPGSGATSSHVSAVLTCKVCDQAFSSLKELSNHMVKNSHYKEHIMRSITESGGRRRQTREKRKKSLPVRKLLELERAQNEFKNGDAATGLGHTLGKHAGRITCEKCGEKIETTIFVDHIRQCIGAGTMGANQRNFLKNALMSNHLPATLPPTESGRKSVTEDSSSVSSRHHRSPSSASDATTPGKETPTPTTGDTTGSSSPSVLNAIEKLIEKSFDSRVRHGTPGLHHAQPGAPMGTSILKRLGIDESVDYTKPLVDPQTMNLLRSYQQQHQHQQQQQHYSTSTAARRERSGSESSSVSERGSGGRTETMTPERRVDLSSVGHSDGRHSHHPRVTPDKQVAPSQNLSSVRHHPATEESGDEESSATAAATAATTVVVKKEPRDEESEERGLANEDEQSQSQQSREVFVKKEIVEECRDEEEQGSFNHRRSSLHEGSEEGREVLSPRMNPPTPRSSGQPEQLGRSPCRNSTSSPTSSDRSVTPRGTPDTKGSSSLGALSSMFDSLSGAGGGGGGGGSGTGGSGGNAASGSSSTVDSQGRKTSSHPLAALQKLCDKTETRGPSGSGSRSSSGPGTASGLGSAAGSGVGASGPGSGTTPGAILAFSWACNDAVVTADSIMKCAFCDTPFISKGAYRHHLSKMHFVKDGVIPDPLTIGRSAAAAAAAAAAAAAAAAAVSQSSSIGPSTGHASSSPPTSQRNKSPPLPQANGSPSQSAASPLEESPHSKFLKYTELAKQLSSKYV